ATGACAATGTATGGTATATGTTCTCCAGGTTGGATGGGGAGCACGTCGTCTTCGGCAAGGTTATCCAGGGCATGGACATGGTGTATGCAATTGAAGGAGGGGCTGGTACCTACAGCGGAAAACCCAGAAAGAAGGTTGTTATTGCTGACTCAGGAGAGATCCCCAAAGACAAGTGGGATGAGGAAAGATGACACTCTTTACCAAAGGTTTTGAAGTTGAGTTTACTAGATTGGTTTTTAGATGACTGATACTCATTTCTTCCCCTTGACCAAGTTCCCTCAGCTTGGGCTTATCAATGGAAATATTAGTCTCTTTTTGTAATTGGCAACAGTTGGTAATACATACACGCTTGCTGTAGAAAAACATAGTAGGAAACACCTCTTTTTTTCGTTCTTCTCCATCTCTTCAGGCTTGTATATTCGAGTTTTGACTTTCTGTACGAGTACAATCAGCTGCTTGCCATATTGACCACCTTTTTTCTTGTTGCGAAAGTTTCCACAGTTTCTCCACTTCACAACTCATCAAATTCAGGTTTTCTTGTTGCGAAAGTTTCCTACTGCACGGTTTCTCCACTTGATAACTCATCAACTTCAGGGCGTACTAGTAGATCTGTTCATCAATTAAAATTTCTACAAACTCATCAAGACCATAGGGAACTCCTTTATACACTGACCGTTACAGTGGTGGATCAGCTCTCTAACTTTTGCATTAGTTTATGAGCCTCCGACTAACTTCTACTGTAGACTGATATACCGATCAAAAGTCCCAATCTCAAAATTTTATTCTCATACGACCTCCTTTGCTTCTGATCCTTGTAAACATCCAAATTATTCTCACTATTTCAGAACCTACACCTACGACATGCTATGATCAACTAGTCGGACAAACCTTATGATCGGACCGCCGTACCGAACACCTTCTCCCCTACAGATGCAATGAGAATAAAAGAGCAAGGATTAAGTTTGGCACTTTGGCCTGAAGTCATAGACTAGGACAATTCAGTTGAGCATCTAACAGAGTAAACATGGGAGCCTTCTTATGCAAGGCTGTATTGATTTATACATGTCCACGACAACAGTACACATACAAAAAATGCATCCCTGGCAGCAATTCCAGGCTAAGCCATCAACAACTAGAGCCACCATGTGAACCATATATGAACATCCGCCTCCGGTCGAATTGATAAGTATTTATCGATATTTATGATCGTATTTTGTCAGGGCTGAACGAGGTTTAATTTCAAACTATTTTTAGTGTTTATATAAATGAAGCGTTATGTTTCAAACTATTTTTAGTGTTTATATAAATAAAGCGTTATGTCACATATTAATCTTCAGTCTAACAAACTATTAAGAAAATATATAGAATTCTAAACATAAGAACCAAAGTCAAGCAACCATATGATTAAGATTTCATATATGAACAACCGCTTGATAAGAATTTAAGTGCAGAAACCTCATATCCAGATTCATATCCCGTCAGAACAAAACAGATTAAATCTTAATCTATTCTCAGTCGTCATATAACATGCAGATCGTTTGTCACAGCTTATTTTCGGTATAACACATTTTAAAAAAAAACCGTGAGATTTTAATTTAAAAATAAATAAAAAATATTCTAGATATATATAGAATTCTAAACATGTCCACTACTCTCCCAAACCGCCCAAACATTTCCAACTCGTCGTCGTTCTGATCATCATCATCATCTACTCTTCCACTCAGTCTCAGCTCAACAGTCAACACCACCGAAACAGACCCATCATCAATTCATCATCACCAAACCCCAAACCTTTCACCCTCTCTCTCTCTCTAATGGGCAGCTCCGAGGAACCCAGCAAACCCATCTCGTTATACGACTCGTCGTCCACTCCACTCCTCTCCAAACCCGACGACCCGCCCCCTCCTCCCTCCCCCTACTCCGACCAACCCGACTCCGACCCGACCCAATACCTCCAGATCTCCTTCAACCACGACCCCCGCCCCTTCAAAGACCTCGCCTTCCTCCTCCTCTTCCTCCTCTTCGTCCTCTCCACCTTCGCCGCCGGCATCTTCGCCGTCGTCCACCGCAACTCCGACTACTCCTCTCTCTCCTCCTTCGAATACGACTCCGACTCCACCTCCTGCGTCAAGAACGCCTCCTCCTTGACCAGCTTCGCCTTCCTCGCTTCATCTTCTTCGTTTCTCAAGGATTTGACATGGACTCTCGTCATCACTCTCATCTTGAGCTTGCCGCTTTGCTTCAGCCTTCTATGGCTTCTCAAGAACTACGCCAAGCAAGTCGTCTACGCCTCTCTCCCGTTCTTCGTTCTCTTCCCGATCTTCTTCGACGTCTACTGGTTCGTCGCCTGCACGATCAGCTCGAGCTGCAGCGACTCGTTTCCTCTGGTGTACAGGATTCTCGTGCTGGTGTTTGTTTTGTTAGTGATTGGAGTGATTGTGTGGATTTTCGTGGCGAATTGGCATCGGATTGAGCTCACTATAAGCATAATTGGAGTGGCGTCGCATGCGCTTTCGAGGAATTTGGCTCTGTTTGGGGTGCTGCCGGTGCTGAATTTGGTGCTGGTGGTGTATTATGCTCCCATTGTGGTGTTCTTGGTGTTTGCGAGGCTGAATGGGGAGATTGATGCGGAGGAATCGGAGGATGGGGTGTATAGCTGTGTGTGGAAGCAGGATGCTTGGGTGCCGGCGTATTATGCGTTGGCCATTCTTACAATGCTGTGGTCTCTGACGACTATGGTGGAAGCTCAGGTGTATGTGATTAGTGGGACTGTTGCTCAGTGGTACTTTACTAAGGAAGAATCCTCAAGGCCGAGGCGGATGATCAGAAGTTCTTTGAGGTGTGTTATCTGTTGCCACATTCTTTTTTTCCCGAGTTTGGAGTGATTTATACATGTTCATATAGAGCTTTAGAGTTAGTTGCGATTGAAATGTTATTCTGTTTGAAACTAGATGAATTAGTGTTAGTGGAGGAGTTTTTATGTCAAGTCTTTTGTACTTGAGTAGTTTCTGAA
The window above is part of the Fragaria vesca subsp. vesca linkage group LG2, FraVesHawaii_1.0, whole genome shotgun sequence genome. Proteins encoded here:
- the LOC101309982 gene encoding choline transporter-like protein 3-like is translated as MGSSEEPSKPISLYDSSSTPLLSKPDDPPPPPSPYSDQPDSDPTQYLQISFNHDPRPFKDLAFLLLFLLFVLSTFAAGIFAVVHRNSDYSSLSSFEYDSDSTSCVKNASSLTSFAFLASSSSFLKDLTWTLVITLILSLPLCFSLLWLLKNYAKQVVYASLPFFVLFPIFFDVYWFVACTISSSCSDSFPLVYRILVLVFVLLVIGVIVWIFVANWHRIELTISIIGVASHALSRNLALFGVLPVLNLVLVVYYAPIVVFLVFARLNGEIDAEESEDGVYSCVWKQDAWVPAYYALAILTMLWSLTTMVEAQVYVISGTVAQWYFTKEESSRPRRMIRSSLRNAFGPSFGTVCLSGLLIAVVRMVRTIVDGARKEGTSGIVNLILRCCVNALLSAIDFLNKFTIVFAAITGESYCSSARMTYELLKRNLLSAVFVETISTRLLAGIIFVLSALYAVVACVILKAVSNLGVDAYFVAALAWVLLILVLGFFVHVLDNVIDTVYVCYAIDRDRGEVCKQDVHEVYVNLPISRNHRPSSMITRTLGV